One stretch of Sinomonas terrae DNA includes these proteins:
- a CDS encoding DUF2461 domain-containing protein gives MSSFEGFPADGLAFYAGLEDNNNREWWLEHKDVYERAVRGPMLALLDELSDEFGEGKAFRPNRDIRFSKDKSPYKTSQGGFAATGEGMGYYLHLDATGLLVGGGYHSHTPAQTGKFRAAVDANSPGEELVRIVAELRDKGYVVEGERLKTVPREFAPDHPRSELLKYKSLTAGRALGIPGWLSTPEARDRVRDCWNELRPLVEWLTEHVG, from the coding sequence ATGAGCAGCTTTGAAGGATTTCCCGCCGACGGGCTCGCGTTCTACGCTGGGCTCGAAGACAACAACAACCGTGAATGGTGGCTCGAGCACAAGGACGTCTACGAGCGCGCTGTTCGTGGCCCGATGCTGGCGCTGCTGGACGAACTCTCGGACGAGTTCGGTGAGGGCAAGGCGTTCCGGCCCAACCGCGACATCCGGTTCAGCAAGGACAAGTCTCCGTACAAGACCTCTCAAGGCGGCTTCGCAGCGACGGGTGAAGGGATGGGCTACTACCTCCACCTCGACGCCACGGGCCTTTTGGTGGGCGGTGGCTACCACTCGCACACACCGGCCCAGACCGGGAAGTTCCGCGCCGCCGTCGACGCCAACTCACCGGGGGAGGAACTCGTCCGCATCGTCGCCGAACTCCGGGACAAGGGCTACGTGGTGGAGGGCGAGCGGCTCAAGACCGTTCCCCGCGAGTTCGCGCCCGACCACCCACGGAGCGAACTCCTGAAGTACAAGTCGCTCACGGCCGGGCGCGCGCTCGGCATCCCCGGGTGGCTCAGCACGCCCGAGGCAAGGGACCGCGTGCGGGACTGCTGGAACGAGCTCCGGCCCCTCGTCGAGTGGCTCACGGAGCATGTCGGCTAG
- a CDS encoding SRPBCC domain-containing protein has protein sequence MDPLFSHRPQSDERPLAQEAPPPRVYRFTVPAPRDVAYSAFTGDLHLWWPSNYTGFGEGTHPYIEDGVVGEESETGESQMWGEVLSEDPPSSIELAWTLAWRAAAPMRVLVEFDEAEGGASTTVTFTHDGWATGSEGREQYEKYSEWPLILGRYVAYFGVSPEAIETVR, from the coding sequence GTGGATCCCCTGTTCTCCCACCGTCCGCAGTCAGACGAGCGTCCGCTGGCTCAGGAGGCGCCTCCGCCCCGCGTCTACCGTTTCACCGTTCCTGCACCCCGCGATGTCGCCTACAGCGCCTTCACCGGGGATCTGCACCTGTGGTGGCCCTCCAATTACACCGGCTTCGGCGAAGGAACTCATCCTTATATCGAGGACGGCGTCGTCGGCGAGGAGTCCGAAACGGGAGAGAGCCAAATGTGGGGCGAAGTGCTCTCGGAGGATCCGCCGTCGTCGATCGAACTGGCCTGGACGCTCGCGTGGCGAGCCGCGGCTCCCATGCGCGTGCTCGTCGAGTTCGACGAGGCGGAGGGTGGTGCGTCGACGACAGTGACATTCACCCACGACGGGTGGGCTACCGGTTCTGAGGGTCGGGAACAATACGAGAAGTACAGCGAGTGGCCCCTCATCTTGGGCCGCTACGTCGCCTACTTCGGAGTGTCTCCGGAAGCCATCGAGACCGTGCGCTGA